One stretch of Aquimarina sp. Aq107 DNA includes these proteins:
- a CDS encoding condensation domain-containing protein produces MNSDILNLLKELKKLEARLYVENGVLKLDIQKELLTDTLKNEIKENKETLIDLLSVKRNNEYEAIEKSERKLSYPLSEQQEQIWLACQMKNGSRAFNMPTYIEFGNDFEINKFKKAIYEVIKRYDILRTIFVNEDGIVRQKVISYKEFNFKILEKNLEVENDYNLVEKHIIEDTSKEFDLTQYPLFKIHLLKLSNNKFVVYYNLHHIICDGWSSEILRNEIFNYYKSDDISNVYSELDTQYSDYAVWQKGNRDKLYFKNKDFWKSKLDKGMVPLDLNFANPRPKSKKYEGRSESVILPKEYLYKLESIGKKEHITLYMHLLAISSLLLYKFSYQKNLVIGTAMSGRTHPDLENQLGCFVRSVPLFFNINQELDYSNYIKETQKTVLEARDNQDFSFHKLLKELNYRVVPSRGLLFDVVVVIDQNLSDVANSKSQVNPLRLEVNNSKHDLTFYFGYYGDTVSLSVVYNTILFEEKDIKSFVNSFLDLTRSVSEDSTIKIETLMSSLSDVEEDKEYKTFLDLVTDEISDDF; encoded by the coding sequence ATGAATAGTGATATTTTAAATTTATTGAAAGAATTAAAAAAACTCGAAGCAAGATTATATGTTGAAAATGGAGTTTTAAAACTAGATATACAAAAAGAATTACTTACAGATACTCTAAAAAATGAAATTAAAGAAAATAAAGAAACCTTAATAGATTTATTAAGCGTTAAAAGAAATAATGAATATGAAGCTATAGAGAAATCAGAAAGAAAATTATCGTATCCGTTAAGTGAACAGCAAGAACAAATTTGGCTAGCTTGTCAAATGAAAAATGGATCGCGGGCATTTAATATGCCTACTTATATCGAATTTGGGAATGATTTTGAAATAAATAAATTTAAAAAAGCGATATATGAGGTTATTAAAAGATACGATATTCTTCGAACAATTTTTGTAAATGAAGATGGTATAGTAAGACAAAAAGTTATTTCCTATAAGGAGTTTAATTTTAAAATTTTAGAGAAAAACCTCGAAGTTGAGAATGATTATAATTTGGTAGAGAAACATATTATTGAAGATACATCAAAAGAATTTGATTTAACTCAATATCCTCTGTTTAAAATTCATTTACTAAAGTTATCTAATAATAAGTTTGTAGTATACTATAATCTTCATCATATAATATGTGATGGATGGTCATCAGAAATTTTGAGAAATGAAATTTTTAACTACTATAAATCAGATGATATTAGTAATGTGTATTCAGAATTGGATACTCAGTATTCAGATTATGCAGTATGGCAAAAAGGAAATAGAGATAAGTTGTATTTCAAAAATAAAGATTTTTGGAAATCAAAACTAGATAAAGGAATGGTTCCTTTAGATTTAAATTTTGCAAACCCCAGACCTAAAAGTAAGAAATATGAAGGTAGATCAGAGTCAGTTATTTTACCTAAAGAGTATTTATATAAATTAGAAAGTATAGGGAAGAAAGAGCATATAACACTTTACATGCATTTACTTGCTATTTCCTCTTTACTGCTTTATAAGTTTTCATATCAAAAAAACTTAGTAATTGGTACAGCAATGTCAGGTAGAACACATCCTGATTTAGAAAATCAATTAGGGTGTTTTGTGAGATCCGTTCCATTATTTTTTAATATTAACCAAGAATTAGACTATTCAAACTATATAAAAGAAACCCAAAAAACTGTTCTAGAGGCTAGGGATAATCAAGATTTTTCTTTTCATAAATTATTAAAAGAATTAAATTATAGAGTGGTTCCTTCAAGAGGGTTATTATTTGATGTAGTGGTTGTAATTGACCAAAATTTATCAGATGTGGCCAATAGTAAGAGTCAAGTAAATCCTTTAAGATTAGAAGTAAATAACAGTAAACATGATCTTACATTTTACTTTGGTTATTATGGTGATACAGTAAGTTTATCTGTCGTTTATAATACCATCTTATTTGAAGAAAAAGATATTAAATCTTTTGTGAATAGTTTTCTTGATTTGACAAGATCCGTCAGTGAAGATTCGACTATAAAAATAGAAACTCTAATGTCAAGTTTATCAGATGTTGAAGAAGATAAAGAATATAAGACTTTTCTGGATCTGGTAACAGACGAAATTAGCGATGATTTTTAA
- a CDS encoding aspartate/glutamate racemase family protein, producing the protein MKKKIGIISGMGTRAGLYFVNKLIDQIHAPKDQDFPEFILHNNSSVPDRTLAIVYGKESPERELLRSIKMMNELQVDYIVLTCITSYHFVNMLDKELLKNILNPVELTINVLLQKGYRRIGLMATTGTIKSKLFHKHSEEIDLITLNEKEQEELFMKSIYMDGGLKSSEIKEEAYYLFEKAFDTLKEYEVDVMVGGCSEVQIGYENITTKIPYIDTMSVLVDEVIKVMNLKKTTNEQEADTFLV; encoded by the coding sequence TTGAAAAAAAAGATTGGAATTATTTCCGGTATGGGAACAAGAGCTGGGTTGTATTTTGTCAATAAATTGATTGATCAAATACATGCGCCTAAGGATCAGGATTTTCCGGAGTTTATATTACATAACAATAGTAGTGTTCCAGATAGGACTTTAGCTATAGTATATGGAAAAGAATCTCCAGAAAGAGAACTGTTAAGGTCCATAAAGATGATGAACGAGTTACAAGTTGATTATATTGTTTTAACCTGTATAACCTCGTATCATTTTGTTAATATGTTGGATAAAGAGTTGCTTAAGAATATTTTAAATCCAGTAGAACTAACTATAAATGTATTATTACAAAAAGGCTACAGAAGAATTGGTCTTATGGCTACAACAGGGACAATAAAGTCGAAGCTTTTTCATAAACACTCTGAAGAAATAGATTTGATTACACTGAATGAAAAAGAACAGGAAGAACTTTTTATGAAGTCTATTTATATGGATGGTGGTTTAAAATCCTCCGAAATTAAGGAAGAAGCATATTATCTTTTCGAAAAAGCATTTGATACTCTTAAAGAGTATGAAGTAGATGTTATGGTAGGAGGATGCTCCGAAGTCCAGATCGGATATGAGAATATTACAACCAAAATCCCATACATTGATACAATGTCGGTACT